In the Salvia hispanica cultivar TCC Black 2014 unplaced genomic scaffold, UniMelb_Shisp_WGS_1.0 HiC_scaffold_279, whole genome shotgun sequence genome, one interval contains:
- the LOC125198802 gene encoding sigma factor binding protein 2, chloroplastic-like encodes MNCNDQSIPRLVRSLKKGYKGKKKKSDQLKVVYISSPMKVKTSASRFRSLVQELTGKNSDVSQYMDENTDYLAKDFYHEIDCDDQSPAKETNDGQYRTYSSVSTEDTPTSSDSFQEQMDISVFTSQMREEFQGVFSSNSFYDPSQLDVLGSFDELL; translated from the coding sequence ATGAACTGCAATGATCAAAGCATCCCAAGATTGGTGAGGAGCCTCAAGAAAGGTTACAAAggcaagaaaaagaagagtgaCCAACTCAAAGTAGTTTACATTTCTAGCCCCATGAAGGTCAAGACGAGCGCCTCGAGATTTAGGTCACTTGTGCAAGAACTAACAGGTAAAAATTCCGATGTGTCTCAATACATGGATGAGAACACGGATTATTTGGCGAAAGACTTCTATCATGAGATTGATTGTGATGATCAATCTCCGGCCAAGGAGACGAACGACGGTCAATACCGGACTTATTCGTCGGTATCTACCGAAGATACCCCTACAAGCTCTGACTCCTTTCAAGAGCAGATGGACATTAGTGTGTTCACTTCTCAAATGAGAGAGGAATTTCAAGGGGTGTTTTCGTCCAATTCGTTTTATGACCCTTCGCAACTTGATGTTCTTGGAAGCTTCGATGAATTgctatga